From a region of the Besnoitia besnoiti strain Bb-Ger1 chromosome I, whole genome shotgun sequence genome:
- a CDS encoding hypothetical protein (encoded by transcript BESB_007310), translated as MSCQCSGGLQSQDPRFSDVSSAFVSMAENEDLKSERSAFMLQSTEHDEPKTHDKEAQVDPADHAALDEAAAPFHQRQTSTHHDEDETRQQEEEAEAALPQNPSLQGDQANSDEKPVEIIPLRKTSPGSEILTQPDTHRSHCPRNSSAHHDDQKQDTATDEDTLRKDLNSSAKRKKRPARAALRRLSRTMSRTSDSVRSVRRILGKKGDEVQNLWNFILRQAMGISSLFGLLSLLFLSMAVVSSSWRHHEFKFEDRNGNNTISVYCGLDSVRRVHQLKRFNETGTLYLLDKPKKYTELIDSPYCQEEPDATEESAESAPSSKKGEDAATEIIEENEERDSQASSRRLSEVEDAEALAREQLRGIAGRVARDADDSLPREREESAEEDFPRQATEDGSLDNPSSSEDMAAGTGTEPSSTSSEANESRRKVEEKPSGILADLALAPFQVIFGRDPAASGSMTEDLARVRRTLLGPAVYELNCRYLPDLKRAGEALWSMIIPAFVFSALGLLCGWLCTSWGRYLTSGLVPPTFALKLLGSVSWIVSLALLVAGLGAWGTISDVAACVSAPGGSTVCKLGISSAVAVTALALNLLATTWFAVHFTDRHITALNLATSDDLHENSQSNEKELGILQADDPDLEAGRKDARRHSSDGSNIPKIFVGNAEEVPSSGAADSHHEQRGHSNPLRNLIRHIVQLATTLLLTLLPPAMVAISPPALRPAAPQAAAIIASSISEVVSELAEKI; from the coding sequence ATGAGCTGCCAGTGCTCCGGTGGTCTTCAGTCTCAAGATCCTCGATTCAGTGACGTTTCATCTGCGTTTGTCTCAATGGCGGAAAACGAAGACTTGAAAAGCGAAAGATCAGCATTCATGCTGCAGAGCACAGAACACGACGAGCCCAAGACACACGACAAGGAGGCTCAGGTCGATCCAGCGGATCATGCAGCTCTTGATGAAGCAGCGGCACCCTTCCATCAAAGACAGACGTCGACTCACCATGATGAGGACGAAACGAGACaacaggaggaagaggcggaggccgctctACCCCAAAACCCGAGCCTTCAAGGAGATCAGGCGAACTCCGACGAGAAACCTGTTGAAATCATTCCTCTGCGAAAAACATCCCCAGGCTCCGAAATTCTAACTCAGCCCGACACACACAGGAGCCACTGCCCGCGCAATTCTTCGGCACACCATGATGACCAGAAACAGGATACTGCTACTGATGAGGACACTTTGAGGAAAGACCTGAATTCCAGTGCAAAACGCAAAAAGCGGCCTGCACGTGCCGCCCTGAGGCGCCTTTCGCGCACCATGTCGCGAACCTCGGATTCCGTTAGGAGCGTCCGCAGAATCTTAGGGAAGAAAGGAGACGAAGTGCAGAATCTGTGGAACTTCATACTCAGGCAAGCCATGGGTATCTCATCCCTCTTCGGCCTTCTTTCGCTGCTATTCCTGTCAATGGCGGTTGTTTCCTCCTCGTGGCGACACCACGAATTCAAGTTTGAGGACCGCAACGGCAATAACACAATATCTGTGTACTGCGGCCTGGACTCGGTTCGCCGAGTTCACCAGCTGAAGCGGTTCAACGAGACAGGTACTCTGTACTTGCTAGACAAGCCAAAGAAATATACGGAACTCATCGACAGCCCCTACTGCCAGGAAGAGCCTGATGCTACTGAAGAATCTGCCGAGTCTGCCCCTTCGTcgaagaagggcgaagaTGCTGCAACGGAGATTATCGAGGAGAACGAAGAACGTGATTCTCAAGCATCATCTCGCCGGCTTTCCGAGGTTGAAGATGCAGAAGCCCTTGCGCGTGAACAACTCCGTGGCATAGCCGGACGCGTCGCTCGTGACGCTGATGACAGCCTACCACGGGAGAGGGAAGAAAGTGCTGAAGAAGACTTCCCCCGCCAAGCGACCGAAGATGGCTCTTTGGACAATCCCAGTTCTTCAGAAGACATGGCCGCAGGGACCGGTACTGAGCCGAGTAGCACTTCATCGGAAGCGAACGAGTCTCGGCGGAAAGTGGAGGAAAAACCAAGCGGGATACTAGCAGACCTGGCTTTGGCACCCTTCCAGGTCATTTTTGGGCGTGATCCTGCTGCGTCAGGAAGCATGACTGAAGACCTGGCGCGTGTTCGCCGAACACTTTTGGGCCCCGCAGTGTACGAACTGAATTGTCGCTATCTGCCGGATCTTAAGAGGGCAGGAGAAGCTCTATGGTCGATGATCATCCCTGCGTTCGTTTTTTCAGCCCTCGGCCTTCTCTGTGGTTGGCTGTGCACAAGCTGGGGCCGGTATCTAACCAGTGGGTTAGTGCCTCCCACGTTCGCGCTGAAATTACTCGGCAGCGTGTCTTGGATTGTGTCTCTGGCGCTTCTCGTTGCCGGTCTCGGGGCTTGGGGGACGATTTCGGATGTTGCGGCGTGTGTTAGCGCTCCCGGCGGATCTACGGTCTGCAAACTTGGCATCTcaagcgccgtcgccgtgaCAGCTTTGGCCCTAAATCTGCTGGCCACAACTTGGTTTGCTGTCCACTTCACCGACCGACACATCACCGCGCTCAATCTCGCCACATCAGACGACCTGCACGAGAACTCCCAGTCTAACGAGAAAGAACTAGGCATACTTCAAGCTGATGATCCCGATCTAGAGGCAGGCCGAAAGGATGCAAGGCGTCACTCTTCCGATGGCAGCAACATTCCGAAGATTTTCGTCGGCAACGCAGAGGAGGTGCCTTcttcaggcgccgccgacagccACCACGAGCAGCGTGGACACAGCAACCCTCTCCGAAACC